The following nucleotide sequence is from Solidesulfovibrio carbinolicus.
CCCAACCTCATGGTCTGGCTCATGAAGGACACCTGCCTGCCGCCGGTGGTGCGCTTCACCGACAAGCATCTGGCCGTGGCCATGGGCGCGTCGCTGATGACCCGGCGCAATCTGGCGGAAAACGTCAGCGAGGAGGAGCTCAAAAAGCTCGTCTTCGAGCCTTTCGCCAATCCTTTCCGGGTGTATGAGCTGTGGAAGGACGTGGAAGCCTTCGTCAAGGTCTTCGAGGCCGGGGCCGTGGGCTACACGTTTAATTCCGTGGGGTTCTGGAAGACTTCCGATCGCGAGCTGCAAAAGATTCCGCTGCAAAGCTCGCTGACGCTGCAAACGGCCCTGTTGCTGGAGCGCCTGGAGTGGGAGGACTGGGATCTGCTGCCCGGCGCCCAGTTGCCCAAGGCCGACAGCGTGGAAAAGCTCCTGCCCGGCTACGCCGCGCTCTACGATCCCTCCCGGGTGGAAAACCGCGACCGCTACCTGGAAACCCTCAAGGACCGTTTCCACCAACGCCGCGTCTATCTGCAGAATTCCGACCTACACAACCGGCCGGATCTGCTCATGCGCCTGGTCAACGCCCTCATGGTGCGGGCCTAGGCCCTGGCCTGGCCGCCTGACGCTCCAGAGCCAGACCGCCGCATGAACCCTTGCACGGCCCACCGCCATGACCGCCGGCCGCAGGCTTCCTTCGGGAGGCTTGCGGCCGGTTTCGGACCCACGCCATGAGCCTGCGCTCCGTTTTGGGCCTTATCGGGCTTGCGGTCTCGCTGCCCTTTCTGGGCTACCTGGTCTACATCAGCCAGGCCAAGGCCCCCACGCCCGACCAGATCATCTTTCTGGCCTTTGCCTTTTCCGTCACCTTCCCCACGCTCATCCTGCTGTCGCTGGTGCTCTTCCGCAGCCTGGTGATCCTGGCCGCGGCGCTGCCGGTCTACGCCGCCTGCGTCATTGCCGGCTACGCCCGCACGTTCATGGCCTTCCAGATCCTGTGCAACGGCAAGCCGACGGAATCCTTCCGCGACTGCCTGTATTTCAGCGTGTCGCAGTTTACCAACACCGGCTGCGCCGATTGCATGCCCACGCCCCAGCTGCGGCTTTTGGCCGCCTCGGAAGCCTTTTTCGGCTATCTGTCGCTGGGGGTGTTCACCGCCTGCCTCATCGTCATCCTCGTGCGTATGATCACCACCGACAAGCTGCGCCAGTAGTCGCCCGACGCCAAGCGGGGCCGCTTCGCGGCCCCGCTTTCTCGTCTTAGCCTCGAAGCTGTCTCCGTTTAGGCTGTCTCCTTGGTCACCCGCACCCTGGTGCTGCTGAAATCCGGGATGCCGGCCACG
It contains:
- a CDS encoding ion channel, whose amino-acid sequence is MSLRSVLGLIGLAVSLPFLGYLVYISQAKAPTPDQIIFLAFAFSVTFPTLILLSLVLFRSLVILAAALPVYAACVIAGYARTFMAFQILCNGKPTESFRDCLYFSVSQFTNTGCADCMPTPQLRLLAASEAFFGYLSLGVFTACLIVILVRMITTDKLRQ